The Cerasicoccus sp. TK19100 genome window below encodes:
- a CDS encoding PQQ-dependent sugar dehydrogenase — protein MNRSLLAALPLIITGLCEAKQKVDELYAQHCQICHGEKLEGGLGKSLIDGVWRGDGSAASLTEIIRNGQPELGMPPFGEVLSKEEIRGLVIYIQEKEKYALENPPRPEPGTKDVYHVAGERFRLETVASGLSTPWSVAFLPGGRFLVTEKPGQLRIIEADGEVGPPIEGIPEVRDKGQGGLLEVALHPDVAENRWVYLSFADPKGDAQMTKIVRGRIRDNRWVDEETIFEAPEEFYTNRGHHFGNRIAFDKDNYLFFSIGDRGQQDQAQDTTRPNGKIHRIHDDGRIPKDNPFVDDGYPTIWSYGNRNAQGLDFHPETGQLWESEHGPRGGDELNVIKRGVNYGWPVITYGMNYNGTPITSETERPGMAQPVTYWTPSIAVCGIDFYEGDAFPSWKNKLLVTSLRQQELHLITLNGEEVVRDEIILEDRGRLRDVGSGPDGAVYLVLNSPDELARLVPVE, from the coding sequence ATGAATCGTTCGTTGCTAGCTGCGTTACCCCTCATCATCACCGGGCTTTGCGAGGCCAAGCAAAAAGTCGATGAGTTATACGCCCAGCACTGCCAGATTTGCCACGGCGAGAAGCTGGAAGGTGGTCTGGGAAAGTCCCTGATCGACGGCGTATGGCGCGGCGATGGCTCTGCTGCTTCGCTGACGGAAATCATCCGCAACGGCCAACCTGAGCTTGGTATGCCGCCCTTTGGCGAAGTGCTTTCCAAGGAGGAAATCCGTGGGCTGGTCATCTACATTCAAGAGAAGGAAAAATACGCGCTGGAAAATCCACCGCGTCCCGAGCCCGGCACCAAAGATGTTTACCATGTGGCCGGCGAACGCTTCCGCCTGGAGACGGTGGCCAGCGGCCTTTCCACACCGTGGTCCGTGGCGTTTCTGCCGGGGGGGCGTTTTCTGGTGACGGAGAAGCCCGGGCAACTGCGCATCATTGAGGCCGACGGCGAGGTCGGCCCGCCAATCGAGGGCATCCCCGAAGTCCGCGACAAGGGGCAGGGCGGTTTGCTCGAGGTGGCGCTGCATCCGGACGTTGCGGAAAACCGCTGGGTGTATTTGTCCTTTGCCGATCCGAAGGGCGATGCGCAGATGACTAAAATTGTGCGCGGCCGGATTCGGGATAATCGCTGGGTCGACGAGGAAACGATTTTCGAAGCGCCAGAGGAATTTTACACCAATCGCGGGCACCACTTTGGCAACCGCATTGCCTTCGATAAAGACAACTACCTGTTCTTTAGCATCGGTGATCGCGGGCAGCAGGATCAGGCGCAGGACACCACGCGCCCCAACGGCAAGATTCACCGCATTCACGACGATGGCCGCATCCCGAAGGACAATCCCTTTGTCGACGACGGCTACCCGACGATTTGGAGCTACGGCAATCGCAATGCGCAAGGGCTCGATTTCCACCCCGAAACCGGGCAGCTCTGGGAGAGCGAGCACGGCCCGCGCGGCGGTGACGAGCTCAATGTGATCAAGCGTGGCGTCAACTACGGCTGGCCGGTCATCACCTACGGTATGAATTACAACGGAACACCGATCACCAGCGAAACCGAGCGCCCGGGCATGGCGCAGCCTGTGACTTACTGGACGCCATCCATCGCCGTGTGCGGGATCGATTTCTACGAGGGCGACGCCTTCCCTAGCTGGAAGAACAAGCTGTTGGTCACCTCACTGCGTCAGCAGGAGCTTCACCTGATCACGCTTAATGGCGAAGAGGTCGTCCGCGACGAGATCATCCTCGAAGACCGTGGCCGTCTGCGCGACGTGGGCAGTGGCCCCGATGGAGCCGTCTATCTGGTGCTGAACAGCCCGGACGAGCTGGCGCGCCTGGTGCCCGTGGAGTAG